A single window of Aphidius gifuensis isolate YNYX2018 linkage group LG1, ASM1490517v1, whole genome shotgun sequence DNA harbors:
- the LOC122861036 gene encoding uncharacterized protein LOC122861036, with protein sequence MSESVNVEMEKFKDKVFYSIEEYYEWFDKLPIDKHSYNTHDSLTVASSKKKIKKELHYVFLEKRCKCNGLSKSGNHRPYTTKCEVVHKLRASPDGTFLYFDTALWEWNHNHSKKYEELQQEYRDMKKYKKKRSHDGNQQIPAPKNKRMRKEPLIELGKCDVGTQTIVSNLNMDYEIVFKRKDNNVKKNKVKLWLLDRFRLDADKPIDKKLINQLPDDDDTCKTSDVAVDKIVTTEQTDDDLSLSGEVITVSSSKLKNHESDQINLKRKNRTYNEMKIPVVKVLRLDMDGQDNGTELKITTRSDELFEEQNVNHQNNPVKLIDPITQDKPLDEKLMAQPPDADPSKKSDKNVEDPAASHQKDNVNIISSPEGDKPSDKLKNHDSGGDAAELKITSRSDEPFEEQNVNHQNNPVKLIDPITQDKPIVEKLMAQPPDADPSKTSDKTVEDPAASHQKDNVNIISSPEGDKPSDKLKNHDSGGDAAELKITSRSDEPFEEQNVNHQNNPVKTIDPITQDKPLDEKLMAQPPDADPSKKSDKNVEDPAASHQKDNVNIISSPEGDKPSDKLKNHDSGDDAAELKITTRSDELFEEQNVNHQNNPVKLIDPITQDKPIVEKLMAQPPDADPSKTSDKTVEDPAASHQKDNVNIISSPEGDKPSDKLKNHDSGGDAAELKITSRSDEPFEEQNVNHQNNPVKTIDPITQDKPLDEKLMAQPPDADPSKKSDKNVEDPAASHQKDNVNIISSPEGDKPSDKLKNHDSGDDAAELKITTRSDELFEEQNVNHQNNPVKLIDPITQDKPIVEKLMAQPPDADPSKTSDKNVEDPAASHQKDNVNIISSPEGDKPSDKLKNHDSRGDAAELKITSRSDEPFEEQNVNHQNNPVKTIDPITQDKPLDEKLMAQPPDDDDTCNTSDVTVDEIVKTKQTDVTVITPPDGDKSSDKLTSIHSTLTPKPQDVVPKKYKKKSYSHVERNTRSSSKKIVIK encoded by the exons atgtctgaaAGTGTCAATGTAGAAATGGagaaatttaaagataaagttttttattcaattgaagaATATTACGAATGGTTTGATAAGTTACCAATTGACAAACATTCATATAACACTCATGACAGTTTGACAGTGGCTTCGTCGaagaaaaagattaaaaaagaattgcattatgtttttcttgaaaaacGATGCAAATGCAATGGTTTATCAAAGTCTGGAAATCATCG tCCATACACGACAAAGTGTGAAGTCGTTCATAAATTACGAGCAAGTCCAGAtggaacatttttatattttgatacagCTCTTTGGGAGTGGAACCATAACCACTCAAAAAAATACGAAGAACTTCAGCAAGAATATCGTGATatgaagaaatataaaaaaaagagatcaCATGATGGTAACCAACAGATTCCAGCaccaaaaaataaacgtaTGCGTAAGGAACCACTAATTGAACTTGGAAAGTGTGATGTTGGGACTCAAACTATAG tatccAATTTGAACATGGACTATGAGATAGTTTTTAAACGCAAAGataacaatgtaaaaaaaaacaaggtaaAACTTTGGTTACTAGATCGTTTTAGATTGGACGCTGATAaaccaattgataaaaaattaataaaccaattacctgatgatgatgatacatgTAAAACGTCAGATGTGGcagttgataaaattgtaacaACCGAACAAAcagatgatgatttatcactATCAGGTGAAGTGATTACAGTGTCAagtagtaaattaaaaaatcatgaatcTGATCAAATAAATCTCAAACGAAAAAATAGAACTTATAACGAAATGAAAATTCCAGTAGTTAAAGTTTTGAGATTGGACATGGATGGACAAGATAACGGtactgaattaaaaataacaactcgTTCTGATGAACTATTTGAAGAACAAAAtgttaatcatcaaaataatcctgttaaattaattgatccaATAACTCAGGATAAACctcttgatgaaaaattaatggcTCAACCACCTGATGCTGATCCATCTAAAAAATcagataaaaatgttgaagacCCAGCAGCATCTCACCAAAAAGATAATGTCAATATAATTTCTTCACCTGAGGGTGATAAACCAAGTGATAAATTAAAGAATCATGATTCTGGTGGTGATGCtgctgaattaaaaataacaagtcgTTCTGATGAACCATTTGAAGAACAAAAtgttaatcatcaaaataatcctgttaaattaattgatccaATAACTCAGGATAAaccaattgttgaaaaattaatggcTCAACCACCTGATGCTGATCCATCTAAAACATCAGATAAAACTGTTGAAGACCCAGCAGCATCTCACCAAAAAGATAATGTCAATATAATTTCTTCACCTGAGGGTGATAAACCAAGTGATAAATTAAAGAATCATGATTCTGGTGGTGATGCtgctgaattaaaaataacaagtcgTTCTGATGAACCATTTGAAGAACAAAAtgttaatcatcaaaataatcctGTTAAAACAATTGATCCAATAACTCAGGACAAACctcttgatgaaaaattaatggcTCAACCACCTGATGCTGATCCATCTAAAAAATcagataaaaatgttgaagacCCAGCAGCATCTCACCAAAAAGATAATGTCAATATAATTTCTTCACCTGAGGGTGATAAACCAAGTGATAAATTAAAGAATCATGATTCTGGTGATGATGCtgctgaattaaaaataacaactcgTTCTGATGAACTATTTGAAGAACAAAAtgttaatcatcaaaataatcctgttaaattaattgatccaATAACTCAGGATAAaccaattgttgaaaaattaatggcTCAACCACCTGATGCTGATCCATCTAAAACATCAGATAAAACTGTTGAAGACCCAGCAGCATCTCACCAAAAAGATAATGTCAATATAATTTCTTCACCTGAGGGTGATAAACCAAGTGATAAATTAAAGAATCATGATTCTGGTGGTGATGCtgctgaattaaaaataacaagtcgTTCTGATGAACCATTTGAAGAACAAAAtgttaatcatcaaaataatcctGTTAAAACAATTGATCCAATAACTCAGGACAAACctcttgatgaaaaattaatggcTCAACCACCTGATGCTGATCCATCTAAAAAATcagataaaaatgttgaagacCCAGCAGCATCTCACCAAAAAGATAATGTCAATATAATTTCTTCACCTGAGGGTGATAAACCAAGTGATAAATTAAAGAATCATGATTCTGGTGATGATGCtgctgaattaaaaataacaactcgTTCTGATGAACTATTTGAAGAACAAAAtgttaatcatcaaaataatcctgttaaattaattgatccaATAACTCAGGATAAaccaattgttgaaaaattaatggcTCAACCACCTGATGCTGATCCATCTAAAACATcagataaaaatgttgaagacCCAGCAGCATCTCACCAAAAAGATAATGTCAATATAATTTCTTCACCTGAGGGTGATAAACCAAGTGATAAATTAAAGAATCATGATTCTCGTGGTGATGCtgctgaattaaaaataacaagtcgTTCTGATGAACCATTTGAAGAACAAAAtgttaatcatcaaaataatcctGTTAAAACAATCGATCCAATAACTCAGGATAAACctcttgatgaaaaattaatggcTCAACCacctgatgatgatgatacatgTAATACGTCAGATGTGACAGTTGatgaaattgtaaaaaccAAACAAACAGATGTCACTGTAATTACTCCACCTGATGGTGATAAATCAAGTGATAAATTAACATCAATACATTCAACCCTTACTCCTAAGCCACAAGACGTtgttccaaaaaaatataaaaaaaaaagctattctCATGTTGAGCGTAACACTCGCTCATCATCTAAAAAGattgtaataaaatga